The Melopsittacus undulatus isolate bMelUnd1 chromosome 17, bMelUnd1.mat.Z, whole genome shotgun sequence DNA window CGCTGTGAGAAAGGGTGAGGGGAGTGGATgtgagaaaagagaagctgctttaTGTGATCTCCGAGCCGGAGCACAGAAGCTGGAATCTCCTTTGGCTTTGCTGAGCCAGGTCTGCAGCGAGCCTGCAGCCCCCTCAGTGGGCTGCCTGCGTGATCTGCTCGCGGGAGGAAATCACCTTCCCATCCTGGACTTCCTCAAAGATTGTGCGGATCTGGCGGGTGGTGACCGGCCCTgcagtggggaaggagggaacCGTTATTCACAGGGATCCAAGGAGAAAGCATCTTAAAGATCTCCATGTTAATACCAACAACTGCCTCAGAAacccaccatcaccaccacattCCTACCCCTACACACTTCATTACATAGCTTCAGTCTGCACAGGAACTTCTGAAACATGTTCTGGTAAATCATCAGTGGTTTATGTCAAttcacattttgaaaacataatGAAACAGTGATTTTAGCAAATTAGACTGTGCTAAGAAGGTCACTAAGAATGTGGCAGAGCTCTCTGTGGTCAGTGCTTCAGCCAGGATATGTTCTTACCTTCTTTCAAGTGAGAAGACACGCtacaggaggagaaaagacaaaagagtGATcacaaaaaggggaaaaactgaGTAATCTCTAAGACAAAATCATTatttacccccccccccttttcttcttgtaCCAGCATGTAATTAAAATGCCTCTGAAAGGGGCCTAGTGTCAAAATGGTaaggaaggaaatgggaaggaaacGTGTGTGCCACAGTGACTCAGACACAAAGGCAGGTGCAATGAGCAGCACTGGTACCCGCTCCTTCCCCAGGATCACACAGACACTGGAGGAACGGGGAGGgatcccagggatgctgcagcacagtgatAACCCCTGGGCTGTTCTAGACTGGTATGACCGAAAAGGGAGACCCTGTTGCATGCCACGTGTCAGGAGAGGAGCTCACAGGATCCTCCAGGGAATGCACGTGGttaattttctatttcctttgctATTCCCCATCTCCTGCCCTCCCAAGCAAAGCCCTTGTACGTACTGGGCATCCTCGCCCTCCAGCAGCCGGCGGTACGTGGCGATCTCCTGCTCCAGGCGGCATTTGACGTCCAGCAGGACCCTGTACTCCTGGTTCTGGCGCTCCATGTCGCACCGCAGCTCAGCCAGCTGCTCCTCCACGCTGGTGATGAGCCCCTGGAGCTGGGCCAGCTGGGTGCCATAGCGGGCTTCTGTGTCAGCCAAGCTGCTCTCCAACGCTGCTTTCTGCAtgtggagcagagggatgggTTCAGAAGGAAATGGGGAGCgggagggatgggagcagcCCTGTGTCCCCTTGCCCACAGCCCCACGTGCCCCTGGCCCCTCGTACCGTGCTGAGCTGGGACTGCAGGTCGATCTCCAGGCTCTGGATGGTGCGGCGCAGCTCCGTGATCTCCGTCTTGCCACTCTGAAGCTGCTCGGTGTTGATGGCCACCTCCCGGTTCAGCTCTTCCGTCTGCACCAAGGCACAACCAGAGCCATGGCATTAGAGCCATGGTGAggggcacagccccagccccacggcCCCGGCAGTGAGCAGCTCACCTTGCTGAAGAACCACTGCTCAGCATCCCGGCGGTTCTTGTCTGCCAGGCTCTCGTACTGCTCCCGCATCTCAGCCAGGATCTTGGTGAGGTCGATTCCAGGAGCAGCATCCATCTCCACGCTGATCTCGCCACCCACCTGCCCGCGCAGGGCATTCATCTCCTGgcacaaaacagaaacacatctTCATGCAACCCATCCACCAGCATATAAAGATGTTCATCTCAAGACAGAGTTCTCCACAAAGGGTAGCATCCTTCCATGGGTGTTTCAGAGGGAGATCAATAGGGAGTGATTTGGGGCCTTTACTCCCCAGATTTTAATACATCTCTAACAGCTACGGTGGACATTCCTGAAATGACAAGTGCTGGGTGGATTTTATGCAGGGTCTGGAGAGGATGCTGTTATCCAGAGCAAATCACCCCTACTTCCTTACCAGCACTTCTCATCTTCCCTCCCAGCAATTCCAAACTCAGGATACTCTTAAAGGTTGAACCTGGCCTTGTATTTCTGGGCCCAGAGAGTAATTTTCTGAGCCTGGCTCTGTGCTCACCTCCTCATGGTTCTTCTTGAGGTAGGCCAGCTCTTCCTTCAGGTTCTCAATCTGCATCTCCAGGTCAGCTCTGGCCAGGGTCAGCTCATCCAGGACCCTGCGCAGGCCATTGATGTCGGCCTCCACACTGAGGCGCAGAGCCTGCTCCGTCTCAAACCTGTGGGGACAGGAACAGTTGCAAGAGCTGCACAGGATCTTGCCCAGCTGGGGACAGAGCACTTGGGTTTGTTGTTCACTTCCTCCATGCAATACTGCCTGACCCCTGGACACCCTTCTGATGGTGACTGCTAGCGAGCAACTGATAGAGCAGTGTCCATCTGAGCCTGTAACATCACCTTCCCCTGGTGTCAGTGAGCTTTGCTACTGGGACTGGGCTTTGCTGAGCTATGCACACACAAGTTAAGTGCTCAGTGGAAGCATAGTCCAGGTTCTCTGCACAGGAGAGGCTGTACCACAGAGGGACAAGCAGTGGGAATAAAAGTTTCCATTCAGTGAAGTTTTGGatgcaaacaaaacaatccCTAAGGGCCTGTAAGTGTTAGATAACCATCTGCTTTGGAAATTACACCTTCATTTTGAAGGCTTTGTTTCCATATTCCCTTTTTTGGGGTTGGACGGGATTTTCTCCTCATTTCATCAAACGCCTATGGAGACTCTGTTCCATTTTTCCAGGGCAAGTGGCTTACTTGGTCCTGAAGTCATCAGCTGTCAGCCTGGCGTTGTCAATCTGCAGGAGCAGGTTAGCATTGTCCACTGTGGCCACCAGGACCTGGAGGGTGGAGGATAAAGAACAAGCACTAAATGAGCGTCAGGAACTTCTCCTGGCTTATCAAGAGATGGAGCACAAGTGAGACTATGAGGACAGGAATAGTTTCCTTAGCAGGAGTGTGTATTGAATCAGGGCAAGTGAGGCACAGCTGGGACTGGCTGCAGGAAGGGGCTGGTTACTCTGGGACCTCTCTTCCCAAGAATCTGTCAGGATGCATTCCAAAAGACAGCATGAAGACACGTAAGGTGGGTGAGATCTGATGATAGCTTTTGTTCCCATGTGGGTGCTGATAATGCAAAGGGTCAAGGAAGAACCACCTGCTCCTCATGCACAGCAGGCAGGACAGATGGACCAGCAGGGTGtttcacagcatcatagaaGCATGgaatggattgggttggaagggaccttaaagctcatccagttccaaccccctgccacaggcagggacaccttccactagagcagcttgctccaagccccgtccaacctgtcctggtttgggttggttctGACTTGTTGACTGCAGAAATGGAGAACAAGGCAGTGAGGAAGTGCCTACATCTTCTGAGGTTTTGTATTACAAAGCCAGGAGCAAATAATCCACCCTGGGAGAAGATTCAAGTCAGAGTTTGAGAGGTCGTTGGTTATGGGGCAAAGAAGAGGGAAGGCAGATGGATTCCCTGCACCTTTTGCCTGCACTCCTGCAGCTCAAGCTGTACATTGCCCTACTTCATGCTTACTGGGGACAATTCATACATGAGCACTAACAGAGAAGAACAAAGTCAACTATGGAGTATTTTCCCCAAATGAGGTGGTGGGATCCAAGAGGAATCCCTTGAGGGCTGCCTGGGTGGATGGGTTTGCATCACACCTGGTCCTGGGGCAGGGGCTACCAAAAGGAGGCAAAAAGTTCATTATGGGTCAggtcttttttctctttagcatCTAAATCACCTCAGAACTAAGGAGCTAAAGCAAGTTTGCAAATGCTTTGATGAATGTTTCCCAATATCACATCAATGTTTCACAGCCTGCCCACACCTACAACTTGCCCTGAGCATGTGTTTTAACTGCCCCAAACCAATCATTATCAGTACAGACTTGTCTCTTCACTTGTGCATTACATCCTTTCAcatctgcttcttccagtgAAAACTGCTGTTCCAAGCTGAGGGATGTAATCAAAAGCTGACATTGAGACATCTCTGAACCTCCAGCCTGCCAATCTGCATGTGCATCTCAGACACTTTTTATGACCTAGTTAGTGCTTACTAATTACACAGGTAGCAGTCGGTGTTCGTGATTCCTCCCTGATAACAGACGTCCCACTGTTAATCACAGCATCCTACCTTGTTCCTGAGCTCCTCGATGGTCCTGTAGTAGGGGCTGTAGTCACGCTCGGGACCAGGTGCCTGTTTCTTGTACCATTCCCTGATCTTGACCTCCAGGTCAGTGTTGGCCTCCTCCAGGGCACGCACTTTGTCCAGGTAGGCAGCCAGGCGGTCGTTGAGGTTCTGCATCGTCTCCTTCTCTCCAGCCTGGAGGATGCCATCGCCGCCTCCAAAGGCACCTCCAAAGCCGGCTCCAAAGCCGGCTCCAAGGCCAGCCCCAAagccagccccatagctgcccccaAAGCCGGCGCCGAGGCCCCCTCCTACGCTGCTGCAGTAGCTGCCCCCATAGCCACCCCCGAAGCCTGAGACCATGCGGGAAGAGACAGAGTAGCTGCTAGAGCCTCCGTGGACGCTGGGGGCTCTGTAGCCGCCGGTGCCCCCCCGCACGGAGGAGAGCCTGGTGGAGCCTCCACCCAGGCCCCCAGGCCCCTTGAGGGACATGGAGGAGGAGTATTGCCTGACAGTGGTGCTCATGGCGAGGGCTGCTGGAGGCTGTAGGGTTGCAGAGAGGCAGAGGCTCGGCAGCGCAGGCAGCAAGTGCTGCTCCCCCTGGCCTGGAGCCCTTTATAGCCCGGGCAGGAGGCGTTGCCGGGTGCTTTTCGTCACCCATGACAGCCAGAGCCAAATTCCAGAATCATCATTTCTCTCTCCCTGATTTCATGTCTTTTGTCACATCCCACTAGAAGCACCAGGCACACGGAGGATCCGCTCCTTCCGTGGGGTTCCCAGCACCCGGCGTGACTCAGACCCAGGGCTCCTCGCTTATGGCTATGTTTTAACATTCCACTGTTGCACCTGAGACGCAGAGGTGCTCGCTCCAGCTCCACCCCAGCTCCTCCATGCAGTAACACAAGTGAATCCTCTGTCATGCCAAGTCGCCTGCGAGTGCCTTATATAGTTAAAAATGTACAAATCTATTGATTTGCTCTTTTAAGGAGTCTAAAGCCAATGAAAGCTGCTGACTTAAGAGCTTGCATATCCATAATCTTTATATGGGCCAGTGTAAAGGCAGATGGAAGTTTTCCCATCAGGACCTCTATCCCAGGGCAAGCACAGACCTGGTGGTATTTATGCTCTGATGCTACCTTTGGCAGAAATCTTGTCGCTCAAAAGAAACCTGAGTAATTTCTGCTTGCATACTAGTCTGGGTTGAATCTCTATACAAAGACTGGAAAGTCCCCACAACCGGGGCTTTCACTCAGTTTAAAAGGCAGGTGCCTGATGTTTCCCAGTATTTGCTTTGCTGCATCACATCCTGGCTGCTCCACTGCACCAGTTACTGACTTAGAAcaatagaacagtttgggttggaagggaccttaaagctcctccagctccagcccctgccacgggcagggaccccttccactggagcagctgctccaagcccctgtgtccaacctggccttgagcactgccagggatggggcagccacagctgctctgggcaccctgtgccagcgcctcagcaccctcccagggaacagcttcttccttatatctaatctgaacttcccctgtttcagtttgaacccatcaccccttgtcctatcactacagtccatgaTGGagtgtccctctccagcatcattcagacactggaagcttctctgaggtctccacacagcttctattctccaggctgaacagccccaatgttctcagcctggctccatacgggagctgctccagtccctgctcttccttgtggcctctggacttgctccaacagctccatgacCTTCTTATGTTGGCGATGTATTGCAAGACATGGAGTAGTGAGGGGTTAGAGCACTGTGGGTACCTGCAAAGCAGAGTTTAAACAGGACAATGCAGAGGATATGTGCAGAATTAGGCAGTGCAGCCACCCCATAGCCACGCCTGAATCAGGCTATTAAGGGATTGAGCACAGTGATTAGGGTGATGCAGCCGGACAGGTATTAGCGtgaaaaaggcaacagaaaccAGGAAAGGAGACACTGCTCTGTTGTGTTCTTTGTTGGGAAAAACCAATCCCTTTACTGCTGAAGTGTGCAGGGGAAAGCGCACGCCCAGCCCGGCCTGCCTGGCTCCAGCCATGTCATCCTCGGATAAGAGGAGTTATGTTTTCTTTAGCAGAGGTGCCTGTGAGGTAGTGAAAGAGTTATAGGGATTAGGAAGCCTTTTGTGTTCACTCTCCTGTTGTGATCTCCTTCCTTCCCGGGGCCCTTCTGGCTGTTTTCACATTCTAATGCACTTAACTGGTTTTGGAGTTGCTAAGATGTTCCCACAGCCTCACCCTTGGTAATTCATAGTGCCTCCCTGCTTTCATCTGTTCCCTGAAGGACACAATAACAACAGCGCTTTATCTACATCACTGTTAGATCTCAAGGACTTAATAGGGAGTCAcgttttctttctttagcagCTCCAGGAGGGGTGGTGTGATCTTCCTGGGTGGCCACCAAGGAGGAAGCTGAACCAGAAACAGACCTCTGGGTGGAGGGCTCTAGGCTCTGGGCAGCGCTGCCTCAGACCTGGTTGGCTTCAGATTTGGGTTCTTGACCCCCCTGCAAGCTGCAAACTCTTGGGATTTGGGATGTGCACATGCCCCATCCCTCCGTGAGCTGGGGAATGGAGGGGATGTCGAGCATCCCATTGCTGGCAAAGGGCAGAGCCTGCAGCCGCCTGTGCCAGGCTTCCAGCACAGTCCTGGGGCAACCTGGCCCTCTGCCCTCCATGGTGGGGGGTACAGCATTGCCCAACAGCTGCCATGTGGGAGCTCTGCTCAGGAGCCATCCCTTGGCCACCCCTGCTCCGAGCTCTTCCAGACACGCTTGCTTTGCTCGTGTTTGCTCTAGCAGACCTGCTCCAGGCAATTCCCGTGTTGGCCGTGAGCCCCTCACGTGGACCAGAAACTGCTGTGAGCTCTGTCCTCCTGCTCAGGTCACCCCCATGCTTTAGACCAAGTTAAAGACAGCCTGAAGGTGTCAAAGccccaccacaggcagggaaTACCTGGATTTAGGGCTTTTCTCTCTGTATTCTTGCAACCTCAGCCTACATTTGAGCCCTCTTACAGCAGGCACAGGAGCCTAAGAGGAGATCTGGACATTGTCCTGCAATATCAGCTTTTTCTGGTCTTGCCCAATggatgttctttctttctttctttcttcctttcctttcctttcctttcctttcctttcctttcctttcctttcctttcctttcctttcctttcctttcctttcctttcctttcctttcctttcctttcctttcttttcctttcctttcctttcctttcctttcctttcctttcctttcctttcctttcctttcctttcctttcctttcctttcctttcctttcctttcctttcctttcctttcctttcctttcctttcctttcctttcctttcctttcctttcctttcctttcctttcctttcctttctttctttctttctctttcttttctttcttccctgacCCATGGCTGAGCTCCTGAGCAACGATCCCCAAACCAGCCCTGCTCTGAAGTGAGAAACCCTCTGCAGAGTTCCCCTTGCGCTGGCTCGACAGGGCAGGATTATACAGAGGAACATGCCCCACTGCAGCTATTTTATGTTCCCAGAAGAATTCAGTCTCCCAGGCTCTGCTGAAACACTCACCTGCAATAAATCCCCTTGAGATAAATCTTAAAAGCCCCAACAAAACCTATCGCAATGCTCAGGAGATGGTATCAGAGGCTGTTGCAACAAGAAGCATGCCGTAGATGCTatctctgcctctgctgtgctgcagggggaaaggaagagcagaacTCGCATAGGAAGGGAAGTGAATGCAATTATATGTTAGGAGTGGACAGGCAGCACACGCAGTAACCCCTTgtggtgagggtggtgagaaaAGGCCAGGCCAGTGTGGTGCATTTCCCTCAAACAATAGCACTTAATTGTGCTTTAATGTCATGAATAGGAGCTAATTAGAAATCACTGGGTTTCCCTGTGGGGCAGCTTCTCCCCAGTGCCTGTTACAGCAGACACCAGCTGAAGGATGCAACCCTAGCAGAGATGTCTCCTGCCTGTAAGGAACGTCAGGCACCGGCTTTACCCCTGCTGACAGGTTCGCTCTGAAGGTTTGAACAGCACCAAAATGGGTAACAAATATATCAAGGTGTGGAGTGAAATATGAGGTCTTTGCTTCTATCTCAGCTGCTGATTATCATCTGCTAGGACATGTCCTGACAGACCCCTCCCTATCTGGAGGAAAACAATCCTAGATCTCTTACCATGAAAGGAAATTCTGTGGTGTGTGTGCAATGGAAACTGCTGTGGTACAGGCTCAGGGCAAGTGGCCATCAGGAGCTCAGAGTGCAGCCACAGAGGCAGGGTGATGGGTGATGCTCACCCCGTCTGACCCCTCCTGCCCACTGGGATGCCTGCAGGGTGCAGGAGACAGGCAGCACGGCCAGGTCCCCTTCAGCTGTACAAGGGGGAggcagtgacagagcaggagCGTGAAGGGCTGCTTGGAGAGGAGGACTCATTTGTCCTTCTCTGGGCTCAAACTGAGTCCTGCAATGGCAAAGCCAGACCTTGCTCTTCCTGTGGAACCTGGCAGCAGCCTCcattggcagtgctgggtcAGGGCCACGCTGGGTCCTCAACAAGCCCTTTTCtcctcttagaatcatagaatgctttgggatGGATCATCCaactccaaccccctgccatgggcaggggtgtTTCAcacatgtcacccaaggctctgtgcagcctggccttcaacactgccagggatggagcatttcccacttctttgggcaacccgtgccagctcctcaccaccctcacagtaaagaactactTCatcatatctaacctgaacttcctcttgGTGAATGTGGAAGAGGGTGATGCTTCTTCCGTGATGGCCCAAGCCACAGCCTGTTTGCAGAGCATCAGGCGAAGGCCTGGCCCTGTGTGCTTCACAAGCTGCCTCCATCAGCACCTTGCTGGAGCTCAGACCTGCTCTGTGGCCTGGGACCCGCTCTGCCCGTTTCAGCACAAGGTGTGCCAAGGAGCTCCCCTTACAGGAGTGATTCCCAGTGAATCAGCTGCGAGTGCAGCCAGTTCACTTGGCTATGGGAGCAGCTCAGCCATGGCTGGGCAGTGCAGAGCACTGTGGttatctctgctctgctgtggggaTCACAGACCTGGCTGGCACTAGATAGTCTTTAAACAGATCCTTCAAGCTCTTCCCCCTGGACCAGCTGCAGTTACTCATCCTCGCAGCCACCCAGGAGCTGTGAcctcctgcagtgctggcagctctctgagcactgctgtctgctgcacTTCTACCAATAGACACTGAACAGTTTTCAATCACAGTCTTGTCTCCAAAGCCTGGCTTGAATGAGGAGCCCATTCCAGCAAGTGTCAGTATTCCAGACCAAAGATGAGAGACTGAAATGTGCTTTTAgacacaagctcttccctgggagggtgctgaggcgctggcacagggtgcccagagaagctgtggctgccccatccctggcagtgctcaaggccaggttggacacaggggcttggagcagctgctccagtggaaggggtccctgcccgtggcaggggttggagctggaggagctttaagcatcccttcaaacacaaaccagtctgggattctatgagtATCTTTTGTGTCTGAGCAGAGCCAAACTCCCAAGCTATCATGAATTACTTCAGCTCTATCTTCGCAGCCAACTCCGACCTTCGGAGTTTCCCACGTTGTTTTGTCAGTGTCTGTCTTCCCGATAGCAAGCGGCTCTTGCATCTCCTCATGTCTCATTCCATCAGTGTGGAAATACAATCACACCCTGTCTGCTCATTCCTCTCCCCTCACTGCgcctggcagagcaggcagggagttGCACACATACTTTCCCATGCTGACTGCAGGcaaacagcagctcccacatcCATTCACTGCCCACACCCACTGCACCTACAGTGACTCCAGGCCAGGTCTCCAAGCCACTGATGGGAATCCTGGCTTGGGGACACCCATGTTGCTGGCAGTGGGATGAGACAGGTACTGAATCAGACTGGAGATACTCATGCCTGCAGAAGGGCAGGAGTTGCATCTTCCTCCTGGCCTGTCATTCCGAAGGAGCCTGGGTGGATGTGCCAAAGCCAGGGTTGATGACAGGGATTCCACCAGCCCCATGACAGCTTCTGATGGCTTTTAGTACCCTCCCACTTCCAGGACTCATCCTGGCCTCTGTGCAGACTCACTCTGCACACACAGCCCTGATGCCACGGGACAATGGGCACAAGCAATGGGAACAGTCCCCATGAACTGTGCTTTCCTGGCACTGTCCCAAGCAGAAGCCCCTCTCCGGGTGGGACCCTGGCTCTTACTTTGATCCCTTCTGGAGGAGGGCTTTGAGGTGGCCCCTCTGGCAGGATTTACCCCTCCCGAGTCCCTGCCTGTTGCTGCGTGAGGGCTGATGTTTGCAATGGATCTTGCCTGTGAGAAGGTGGCGAGGCTCCGGCTGTGCCCATCACcttgtgcccatggcaggaggttgcgGGGCGGGGGGAGCTCCCAGGAATCCCCTGTGGCCGTGGGGGTTCCCACGGAGCCGCTGTGCCGGGGGGGTCCCCACACTACGGCCGTTACCTGCCCGGCAGGAAGCGTTCCGAGGCCATTGACAACACTGGAGCCGCCCGCGCCCACCGCCCATCCCCGGCTGCCCCGAGGACCGGGAGCCCCGCTCCCCCCGCAGCAGCCGCCGTGCCCCGCGGGTTCCGTGCCCCGCAGCGGCCCCGTCTGACAGCCTGGGCTCCACCCGCTGCGCTAATGGTTTTGTGCGTGAGTTCAAAGCGCAGCCGGTGCTGCCTGCCCGGGCCTGGTGCAGCGCTGGCTGCCGCCCGCCTGCAGCGCCCGATAGGTAACAGTAATtatgagctgcagctctgggatcGGCTCCTCTGCCTCTGGTGTTATTGTTGTTAATCCAAATAACTGTGCTCAACCACTCACTGCAGGGATGAGCAAATGCCAGGACTGAGCTTCATCCACATTGCACGGCACCACATGGCATAGGAGCGGGGCTGCATGGCCAGGGGCTTCATGGCCAGGGGCTGCATGGCCAGGGGCTGCATGGCCATGGGCTGCATGACCGCGGGCTGCAGGGCCGGGGGCTGCACGGCCAGGGGCTTCATGGCCAGGGGCTGCATGGCCAGGGGCTGCATGGCCATGGGCTGCATGGCCAGGGGCTGCATggccatg harbors:
- the LOC101874834 gene encoding LOW QUALITY PROTEIN: keratin, type I cytoskeletal 14-like (The sequence of the model RefSeq protein was modified relative to this genomic sequence to represent the inferred CDS: deleted 1 base in 1 codon) — protein: MGDEKHPATPPARAIKGSRPGGAALAACAAEPLPLCNPTASSSPRMSTTVRQYSSSMSLKGPGGLGGGSTRLSSVRGGTGGYRAPSVHGGSSSYSVSSRMVSGFGGGYGGSYCSSVGGGLGAGFGGSYGAGFGAGLGAGFGAGFGGAFGGGDGILQAGEKETMQNLNDRLAAYLDKVRALEEANTDLEVKIREWYKKQAPGPERDYSPYYRTIEELRNKVLVATVDNANLLLQIDNARLTADDFRTKFETEQALRLSVEADINGLRRVLDELTLARADLEMQIENLKEELAYLKKNHEEEMNALRGQVGGEISVEMDAAPGIDLTKILAEMREQYESLADKNRRDAEQWFFSKTEELNREVAINTEQLQSGKTEITELRRTIQSLEIDLQSQLSTKAALESSLADTEARYGTQLAQLQGLITSVEEQLAELRCDMERQNQEYRVLLDVKCRLEQEIATYRRLLEGEDAHVSSHLKEGPVTTRQIRTIFEEVQDGKVISSREQITQAAH